CTTGTCTCAAAGTGGTTAGGTGAAAGTGAAAAGTAAGTTAGAGTTGCCAGAGGATCCGGGAAAACATTggcaagaagaaattaatatagAGCTAGATAAGTTGCTGTAAAGAAATTGAATTTGAGGGAAGGGTCATGTcgttttaaaaacaaacctcagGTGTTTCTATGCTTCATGCTGCAGTGCCATGTAAAGATATCATCATGTACTACattttgtgctgctgcagctggaccTCTCTTCAGTGCTCAAGATAGTTTTTAAAACTAGCTTAGGTTTTGGGACCACCATGGAGCTCATTCCCCTTCTGAACTCAGCTGTGATTGCACACTACATCAGTCTGAAACGTTGGGGTGCTCTGCCTCTTGGCATGTCCCCACTCATCTGTCCCAGCAGCTGTGCTGTTAACACATGGCATTTCTTCATCCATACggaggtgttttttctttattatgatTTCAAACAAAATCTGGAAGACATAAGAGACTTGCAAAAATAGGTTGAAGGAGAGGAGCAGccatgaaagaaaatttcatgGTTCCCCATGCTAACTGTTTGTTACTATGTGATGTGTGAAGAAGACCAGGAAGCCTGAAGTGACATGTTGTCTGCAGTCTAGAAGCGCAGGAATTTGTCCATCTAGGTTTCCAATGAAGATTACCTGAATTAAGGAAAAGCTCTGTGTTTGTACAGAAGAGACTTTCTGTGATGATGAGAATACTTGTCAAAACCATGCTTTAATAGTTTGAAGTGTGGGACAACTGAGCAACACTATTTAAAGTTGATAGGATAAGGAAGAAAGGCCACTAGATAAAAGTGTttgaactgttttttttcctcaaagctgGAAACCTTAAGAtgcttttctgttgcaaaaGGAATACAGAATTGGAGTCCAGCTTGGCGTTTTTTCTGTTTGACTTCATTTGAGACTATTGCCTGAGATTTAGTGACGGTAATGTGAAGAATTTCCCAGCATGttcctatttattttcctttttaacttaGTAAAATATGTTAATAAGCTATGGCTAGGTGTTTTTTTTGCAAACCAACTTTTCTTGTCATATAAAAGGTATTTAGTAAAGTTTTATAACATAAATGTACATGTTATTTCTTACAAAATCTCTAGAGTTAACCTGATTAAGTTACAAATGATAAATAAGAGAAAGCCATGTTCTTTTGAATCTGCCAAAAGTGGTGGTTTTGTATAGTCCAGGCTGTCTTGTAGAAATGTAAACCAAAAAAGGgctttttcttgcaaaaccATGCTTGGAGTACTCTAAAATGTTTCACCTCCCTTTAAGCTGGGCTATCTCGCTCAGTATAATGCTGAGTCTTGGAGCTGGAAGAATGTTGTGTCTTTGAGTAGCTTTATgttaatacttttcttttttttagctttctctAAAGGAAGTGACTGTATTATAATCTTAAGTTATGTGTTTTTACTGGTGTAATCATTAAGATAACTgaagctgtttccttttttaagatTAGTGAAAAACTTGTTCCAGCttgccagagaaaacaaaccttcTATTATCTTCATTGATGAGATAGATTCCCTCTGCGGGTcaagaagtgaaaatgaaagtgaGGCTGCTAGACGGataaaaacagaatttctaGTCCAGATGCAAGGTAAGTTTACTTGGTTTTCAGAATCAGTCAAAGGAATTAAGATAGGTACTTTAAGTATAGCTTGCATGAGAACACTAAAAAGATGTGCAGTTccacaacattttaaaacagtcttTGTTTATCATCTAAACGGTGAAATGATTTCTGCCCTGTTATAGGGGTTGGTGTTGACAATGAAGGAATCTTGGTCTTAGGAGCGACAAACATACCCTGGGTTTTGGATTCTGCTATCAGGAGAAGGTATGATggcattttttttgtggtatGAAATTCACAACTGTTGTGGGAGTTCAGTCTGAGACTACTTCAGGTAGTAATCCAGCTCATGTTTGCGGACATGGCTAATGTTCTTCAACTCAATTCCATGAGATGGACTGAGCCAATCTAAGAGACCCTTGCCCCTTTAAAGAGGTAGGTTGTTCACTCTTATATTGGCCCTGTAGTTTATTTGATTTCTTGGTTAGATGATTGTGCTTGATCAAGCAGAAAGCTATTCTGTTTCCCtgttggttggttttctggTGGACTTGGGGGACAAGTTACAAAATATGTACCTCAGAAGGACAAGGGGtaaagctttccttttcagctgTTAAACTGTTGAGCAGCTTGAGTTCTTTCATGGAAATGTAGCCTTATGTTACACAGAAACAGCATGTTTTTCTACTGGTCAGGCATAATTTGTGATCTTTCAGTGCATGTTTTAACTGCTGTTTTGTAGATAAAGGACTTCCATACCTGTACCTAATTAGCTGGGTCTTTTttgagctgcagagcagcagaggacaAATAACAGCTATGTGACAAATATGATTATGTTGTGATGAGAACACAGCTTGGATAATGGTCATTTTTGTAGGCTAaagaaacattacttttttGTGCCTGTCACTGACTTTTATTTATGTACTTAATTGAAGCTGGCCATACTTTGGGGGTCAgaccaggtgacctccagaggttgCTTCTAACCTGTATGACTATAGTTTTGTGCTAGACATTTAGAAGTGAAGGTGTTGCTTAAAATTTCAAGTCATTTTTGAAgttccagctctggggtccaCAGCACAAGGGACGTATGGATGGACCTGATAGAGTGGGTCCAGAAGggggccacaaaaatgatcagagggctggtatacctctcctgtgaagaaaggctgagagaattggggttgttcagcctggagaaaagaaggctccagggagaccttattgtgacctttcaatatataaagggggcttataagaaagatggagagatgtttgggatttttttaccaaggcctgtagtgacaggacaaggggcaacggttttaaactgaaagagggtaggtttagacaTATCCTTATGTCTTAGACATATCTTCCTTATGTTCATGtttggacataaggaagaaattttttattatgagggtggtgagacactggaacaggttgcccagagaagttatggatgccccatcattaGAAGTGTCcaaagtcaggttggatggggttttgagcaacctggtccagttgaagatgtccctgttcattgcaggggggttggactagatgacctttaaaggcccctcccaacccaaaccattctctgATTCTCTGCAGTGTGAAAGAGTAGCTCTCTTAAGTCTTGTCCGTAAGACTTAAAGGAACTTGTACAACAATGGCAGTAATCAAATGAGGTTTTCATGGATTTGGTCCACTTTGTCATGTATATAAAGTTGATTGTCTTCTACAGAATTTGGAGTCGCTCCTATTTTGTTGGTGGGAGGTAATCCCCATGGTGAGAACAGATGCTGcttcaaaggaaaaactgcagTTATCAACATTTTCTGACAACTGTATTGAGAATATGACTTCAAATTTGCTTCCAACTATGaggttttctttaatttagtTGGAGACTGTAGAAAGTGGTTGTGTCGGCTTGTTATCAGGCAGTTCTTTGAGTGTGAAAACTGTTCAAGTATACTTCAACACTTGAAGactttttcccctcaattttttcttttaaaacacaaactCTGATGGAGAATATCTGGAAAAACTTCAGTCTGAAGAGAAGATCTTTGTCGTGAAAAGGAAGTAGTTGTTACATTCTGGATGTTAGCTTATGCTAGCTACGGTATGTATGAGAACAGGTTGTTGAACATTTGCcttagaaattttttctaaaGGTTTATAATACTGAAACTGCTTCTTTCTAATATTGTTAGGAGCAAACTATATACTTATTTGCATAAGCTTCTTTCCACTGTGCACCTGCATGAGCTAGCATCTGTggaacattttgttttttcttttttaaatgaggttTGAGAAGCGTATCTATATTCCTTTACCTGAAGACCATGCCAGGGCTGCAATGTTCAAACTTCACCTTGGGTCAACTCCGAATCGCCTAACGGAATCAGATTATCGAGAGCTTGGAAAGAGAACTGATGGCTATTCTGGTGCAGATATAAGCATCATTGTACGTGATGCACTGATGCAGCCTGTTAGAAAAGTGCAATCAGCTACTCACTTTAAAAAAGTAAGTAGGAATCAAAAATTTTTCAAGTTATTTCATCTCTGAGAACTATCTTAATTTGAAAATTCCTTGCAAGTAAACTGAATTGGTTTTGGGAAATGCTGCATGCTTATGAATGTCCTTTTGATCGACCGGGGAGAACTTgggtatttctctttttttaatcttccctcatctccctgcccccagcctgTCCTGCCAGAAGTCTGGTGGAGCTAGTTTCTGGGTATTCATGCTGTGTAATCCAAGCTCTGATGACTATTCGTGTCTCTAGGTAGCATTAAAAGCATTCAGTTTGAAGTTTGACTTAAATGGGAATGTTACAGAGGTGCTCTTTTTCTGGATCAAGTTACATGGTTCTTCATGTTTTTCTAGCATGTTTAAACAAACGTATCCTTCGTCCACATGGGAACAGATGGGTTATAATTATGAACATTCTGCTTACTTTGTATATTTTTcgaactgaaaaattaaagttcTGGTAAAAACATTGAATCAATGTTACTTGTGACAGTAGTAAAGACACAAGACAACTGAGCAAGGTCTGTGTTTCATTGGGCAGTACGCAGCATCCTATGGATGCTGCTGTAATATGAAATAGTTTACACTTATTTAAGTACACCTGAAGGAGACTATTGAAACTATATAGTTTGGCTTATCTTGCAGTTATGTCTACATACTATGTACTGACTTAAGAgacattttttctaaatgtttggGTCTCAGAAACTTTACCTGACAAAGAACCAACTAGAGTTCTTTAGCACCAGTCTAAATCCATTAAATCTGGGaatgctcttttttcccctggagaGTTTGCACATATGGGTCTTGTTCAATCAAATTAATTGTTCTCTATAAACTATTAAGCTCTTCAATGGGGGGGGAAAGTGTGATAATGTTATCAATGGTTATAAACAGAGTTCCAAATACATACAACATGTGTATTggttaaataaaattatatttttcctgtgtagCACTTTTTAGAGTAGGCCCAGactaaaagtattttttgtttacatttttactgCAAACTTTGATTTTGCAGAAATTCGTGTATCTTGGGTAAAGGTGAGTCAAGGTATTCTGTAGAGGTCTTTGCTGCTGTAAAGGGAAGTTTTCATCTGTTGCTCCTTAAAAGAACAGGTGTGGGGTTGGGTAAAGTAGTAAAAAATTTAGATCCTAAGCTGTCAAGAGATACGTACCATGTAATTTGTTCTGGCAGCAGTTCTTCGTCATCTCAGTTACAATTACAGGTTTTTTCACCAGTAACTCAGCCTGACATAAAAGGGTTAAGGGCCCTAAACTGAACAGCTACAGTTGTTTAGAATTGAAGATaggtctttttttccatgtagttTCTTCCAAGGAACACATTCAGCTTATGagttgaagaaaaaggaagacttaAATCCAATATGGTCCAGAATATGAGAGGACTACGTAACTTTCCAGAGTCTGCATTGAGGAAAGCTTGGTCAGCTTTGTAGTTACTAACATAAACCTGCAGCCTGtcactttgggggggggggggggacatgaccaaataacattttaaagggTTTTTGAGGAGCTTTTcccagtttaaaaacaaaacaagtattttgaaACACTGAGTTGATAAGTTTCTTTGGGGGGGCAACTCGGCAGTAACACTGTAAtgtaaactgtttaaaaaaaaaaacaaaaccaacacaaaccaGCTCTCTTGATATATCAAGGATTTTCTAGATGCTTCTTTTCCTTAAGCAGTGATGCCTGAAGTATTGTTGACTTTAAGTGACAATGACATTTCTGGCTAAAGGGCTGTTAGCTTTTAGCCTTTTGTTCAAATTTGGAAGAATCTGCGGCATGTCTCAGACTACCATGGAGCCATGAAATAACCTCAGTTGTCACAGTTTGCAGAGCAACCCAAAAGGAATTCTTACCTCTTGCTTCCTTTGACCccaaaaagaggaaggaaaaaaaggcacaacTGCAGTACTTTGAGGGCTCTGACATAAGCCAAGTTGATAGTTGATTCCATTTGGGTTGTTAGTACTTTAATTGGATGcaatttcctatttttataagcaaaatCTTAGCTTTAGTAATGATTTGCATCTAACAGGCAACTTTCCCCAGTTAAACAGTGCTTTCCTCAATTATTACTCATTCATTGTAAAACATTCCTTGCTTTATGTGATAATACACGTTTGTCAGTATTTTGAATATTACAATCTGTGCTCTCCAGTGTCGTCCTTTAAATGCAGTTTAGAATAGCAAATCCAGTTCTCTGCTGTTAAAAATAGCCAGTTAGTTTGCTGTCTTTCAATATTTGCATATGTCTTGAGTTTCTGTGGATGTATGATGCTTCAGGTAAtgatgaaggaaaataaaactgtggGTCCCAGATAATGTGTCACAGAAAGGGAACAGACACACCTGGTGCAGCTTTTTGGGGTCTGTCCAtgtgtctggggaaaaaaggatggTTTCTGTTCTCCCACTAGATGGCCCTGTTTTCTGTCGAGTGGTACTGAAGTAGTGTCAGGAAAGGTGCTCAGAATTTTGTAGCGCAGTATGTCAAAGATTGAAAAGCCATCTCTGGCTTCCTAACCTGAGGGGCACTCAAGGATAATTATTGAGAAGTTTTTAGAAAGCTGTTAACCAGTGATGAATGAACTCCCAAAGTGACCAGGGACTAGGAAGGGTGGTCTTTTCCAACTAGATTTCCTGGCATGTTAGTTTTCCACAGAAATCCTTGACCTTAGGAGGAAGCAGCTCCTGGGATTTGACCTGATGTGAATTTAAGTATCTGGCTACAGCTGCATGTTTTCAAAGTGAATGATACTAGTACATGTATACAATTTCTCTTTCACAGGACATGTCTTCCCAATTGGTGGGGCATCTGTGTAAAATCAAGGAATGTTTTTGCTCTAAAGATGCTGTTCAGCTTCtgggttttgtctttaaaattgtAACTCCTGTAAActgagtgttttcttttgtttttttaggtAAAAGGACCATCAGCGTCTAATCCAAATACAATGGTAGATTTGTTCACCCCTTGCTCTCCAGGTGATCCTGAAGCCATAGAAATGACATGGATGGAGGTACCAGGTGATAAATTACTGGAGCCTCCAGTTTTCATGGTAGGTATTCTTCCgcagcatttctttcttgctttgcaGAACTTTGAGAAGACTTTAAGGTAAAGACTCTTTTTCAAATGGTTCTGCAAGGCAATTGGATGAGttgcttgttttcagaaatgctggaCATACCAGATAGCACTCGAATTCCCAACATACAGTGCTACGGTACTGTGTGCTTGTGAAAAAGCCAGTTCTTTACACCTgataagcatttctttcttactgTTCTTGGCTGCTGGCATGCAGCTGTTGTCCTTTCATCCATAGACATAATCTGGGTCTTCCATTGTTCTTTCACTTgtcttttattcatttaaaaccTTCAGGTTCCCTGCCCCATGATAGCTTTCTTCCCATGACTCTGTAGCATTAATATTGACACTGGGAAATGGAAAACTATATTCAGTGTAAATTGGGAAGTGATATGCTGTAGGTAAATATTGTCCATTAAATACATAcaagcataaataaataaaacgtAAAAAATTCATGGATGTAATGGTAGTTTTGGTTAAATTTCATCACAGGTGATACAgctctttcagctgttttctttgtgcATGTTAAAATACTTGCTTTGGTCTAGGGAATAACATATGTCATTTTAAgacaaactgaaatttttagttcgctgattaaaaaataaaaatgattgctGGACACTCATTCTTTATCTCTCCCCCAAGAGCAACAAAAGAAGATTCTGAATTTAATTACAATGTTTGAGGGAAGGACTTGATTACaaatctgtgctgctgtcaTCTCTTGTGTGCAAACAGTCCTGTAATGAATGAAAGAAACCAGTATATTTCATGGGGATCACAAAACCTCTAAAATAGTAGTCACTGCTTTGTAAATATAACTgtcactgtatttcagaaaataattttctgtgcaTATCTGCATACTTAGAAAGCACAAAAGGATGTGTGCAGGTGCAGGCATGCCCTAAAACTTCTGCCTGCCTGGTCTAAGCAGATTTTTAATTAGTCTTTCCTGGAATTAAACATAACAATTCCTTGTGTGCTCCTAATGATACCTGGGCCCTGATGCACTATAGTTGCATAAGCAGTTGTTTCAGTGTCCAAAATTAGTTCTTGTCCTTAAAAAGATCAGTCTTTAATTCATTCTAAGCAGGATATCTCTAGTCTGATAAGACAAATATCAATTCTAGGAAATCATGATATTAACTTTTGGGTTTACCCATAATTTTATAGCAATATGAGGTGTTAGGCATCTACTTTTTTCAGTTGCCTTTGGCTAGGACTTGATTAGTTTTCTTGCCCCTCTTTATTCATAGGGTGTTTTAACTGCTGCTTTCAGCTTCATAGacctgtgatttttctgaacTCCATTTTCTAGTATCTGAGCATTTATCTAGGAAATTGACTGAactgaagagacagaaattacCAGTCATGTACAGTAAAACTTTGCTAGAGATGAATCACAAACTACTGTTCTGTACTGTTGGACTATGAGAGTACATGGGAACATCTGattattttccactttaaaCTGCTTTAGTTAAAGATGGGTTGAAGATAGTAActgacaaaataaaaggaagtttGGCTCTTTACTGAAAAGAGAGATGAATAAAACTTGAATGGATGAGTGGCCTAAACCTGAGGTTGTGGTTTTGTTATTAGAAAACTCACTGACGGTTGTCTGTCTTCACAGGGTTAAAATGCTGCCTCTGTGCAGAAGTGTATAGGCTTACCTAAAAGCTTTGTGTAAATAGGAGCTCCTGTGGTAATCTTGTTTTAACGGGCTTTATAAGGCATATTCGTCTTGGCAACAAGATTATTAGCAGTGGTACTATacttgtttctgaaaacacttgttttctttcttttctgacagGCTGATATGCTCAGGTCGCTAGCTAGCACAAAACCAACAGTTAATGAACAGGACCTGGAGAAGTTAAAGAAGTTTACAGAAGACTTTGGTCAGGAAGGCTAAACCAAAGATACATGTCAAGCATTAgaacttttttgctttcttaagtATTCTTGTGTCTTTATTGATGGCACTTCAAATAAATGCCAATAAAATCACTCTTTTCTTACTTTGCAGAAGGAATAGAAGATACCTTTGCAAAGACCCCTAAGGTtttgtattgtattgtattaTTTTCCTCAGATGTCTATTAAATGTATtctattgaaaaataatatgaaaacaCAATTTTAGGGTGAGGCAGCAAAGTGATGTGGTAATGTCTATTAAATACTAGAAAATGTTAAACTATTAGCTCAATTTTAGGTATTGGTACAAGTGAGTTTTAAACTCCCAGTAGGCTCAAAAAACCCTTTTTTGAGGGGTGGAAGAGAACATATTTGTCGGGTGTTTTCAGTATCAGTCAATCAGCCTACATATTGCTCtcatttcatttagaaaaatgcaacaaaatttGCTAATCAAGCATATTGCAAGTGTGGGTTAGCTattaaagtaagaaagaaaacactgtgaGGATAAGACTACATGGGCCAGtacttttgtttaaatattgaTGGAACTGGTATTTGGCTTTTTCTGCTATGCTGTGTTAAAATTTTGCCTTAAACagcaagcttttatttttaactgttagCTGATACACACTGTCACTATGCAATTTAGCAAAAGTTTGTTAAATGGAAGTATCTCAGAAGGTGTTTTGCTGGCTGTtcttgtggttggttttttttttttcctatgtggaTTTACTTTCTGCAGGAGTTTGACTAAAGTTAGAAAAAAGCATTAGTAATATCCTGTAAGATTCCACATGTCAAGGCTGGCAAGGTATAGGTAGTCTTTGGTGAATGTATGGGTTGTATTTTGTGAAACAGCATACTTTCACATGCGAGGAGAGTATAACGGATGTTTCAGCCACAGACTTTCCAGTGATAAATTAACTCGGAACCCTACTGATAACTATTGCATATAGGCTACATCAATTTAGTGCTTAAACTTTGAGAGAAGGCTGGCACTTTAGTACAGAAGTAGCACTTCCATTgatctttttctgaagagctgtaAGTTGAGATGTGCCTGAATGTAACTTACAACACTACAGTGTCAGCACTGAGTTTGTGCCTTCTAAGTTTGCACTGGCTGTAGATACAAAACATCATTAG
The genomic region above belongs to Buteo buteo chromosome 20, bButBut1.hap1.1, whole genome shotgun sequence and contains:
- the VPS4B gene encoding vacuolar protein sorting-associated protein 4B: MAGTNSNLQKAIELAGKAAQEDKAGNYEEAFRLYQHAVQYFLHVVKYEAQGDKAKQSIRMKCTQYLDRAEKLKEYLKKKENTAPKPVKESGPTDGKGNDSDGEGESENPEKKKLQNQLQGAIVMERPNVKWSDVAGLEGAKEALKEAVILPIKFPHLFTGKRTPWRGILLFGPPGTGKSYLAKAVATEANNSTFFSVSSSDLVSKWLGESEKLVKNLFQLARENKPSIIFIDEIDSLCGSRSENESEAARRIKTEFLVQMQGVGVDNEGILVLGATNIPWVLDSAIRRRFEKRIYIPLPEDHARAAMFKLHLGSTPNRLTESDYRELGKRTDGYSGADISIIVRDALMQPVRKVQSATHFKKVKGPSASNPNTMVDLFTPCSPGDPEAIEMTWMEVPGDKLLEPPVFMADMLRSLASTKPTVNEQDLEKLKKFTEDFGQEG